From Micromonas commoda chromosome 3, complete sequence, a single genomic window includes:
- a CDS encoding predicted protein translates to VVTPYKDQIAELRRKFEPLTKGRPEARVTPVEFATVDGVQGREFDVVIFSCAAAHSRRMIGFLSDRRRLNVALTRPKRALFVLGNAATLRRADEIWSLF, encoded by the exons GTGGTGACACCGTACAAGGACCAGATTGCCGAGCTCAGGCGAAAGTTCGAACCACTCACTAAGGGTCGTCCAGAGGCTCGCGTCACTCCCGTGGAGTTCGCAACGGTGGACGGGGTGCAGGGGAGGGAGTTTGATGTTGTCATATTCTCCTGT GCTGCAGCGCATTCTCGGCGGATGATTGGCTTCCTATCCGATCGGAGGAGGCTGAACGTCGCCCTGACTAGGCCGAAACGTGCTCTCTTTGTTCTCGGAAACGCGGCTActcttcgtcgcgccgatGAGATCTGGTCTCTGTTC